The window GTGGGCCTGGATATCGGCCGGCGAGGAGCCCGGCGGGCAGGCCAGCGGGAAGGTGATGGCGGCAAGCTCAGCCAGCTTCCCGGCGTCGTGCGTTGTTGCGGTGCGGATGGTTTCAGTCACGTGGTCCCCCCGGCAGTTTTTGTACAGGTAATGCCCCTAAGAACGAATCTTAAGGGCATTAGCTGTACGAAAACTCCTACTCCGCTTTGACTGCCAAAACCGGACAGTCCGCCTCGAGCAGGATCCGCTGGGAGACGCTGCCCATGATGAGCTTGCCCACCGGGCTGCGGCGGCGGAGGCCGATCACAATCAGGCTGGCATCACTCTCATCGGCAGCGTCCAGGACTTCGGCTGCGGCGTCGTGGCCGCGGATGGGCTGCTTGATGATGTGCTGCACGCCCTGCTCAGCCAGCCGCTCCTCGATGCTCTGAATATCCGGCTCCTGGGCGTACCGGTTGTCCACCAGGGCGTCGCCCTTGGAGGAATTGATGACCAGGAGGGTTTCCTTGCTTTTCTTGGCCTCGGCGATGGCTTGCGTCAGTGCCGCTTCGCCTTCCGGTGTGGGGACGTATCCCACCACGATGGTCATGGTTTCTCCTCGTTGTACTGGAAGTGGATGGTTCAGTCGCTGTAGTCTGCAGCGCCCGAATTGGCCGGGAGCAGGGACGGCTTGGCAGGACGGTTGCGGCGGATGAGTTTGTAGATGAACGGCCAGGCCAGGATGATCGCCACGATGATGTAGACCACAATCGCGATGGGTTCGCTGAAGAGGCCTGCGGGGTCGCCGGCGCTCAGCTGCAGCGTTTTGCGAAGTTGGCCTTCGATGCGCGGACCCAGGATGACGCCGAGGATCAGCGGCAGGACCGGGAGTCCGAAGCGCCGCATCATGAAGCCCAGGGCCCCGAGCACCAGCAGGATCACCAGGTCGAATGCCTGCAGGTTCACCGAGTAGGCGCCCAGCGTGGCGAAGAACAGGATGCCTGCGTAGAGGTATGGGCGGGGGAGTTGCAGCAGCTTCGCCCACACCGGCGCCAAGGGCAGGTTGATGAGCAGAAGCAGGAAGTTGCCGATGAAGAGGCTGGCGATCAGTGCCCACACCAGCGGACCCTGGCTGGAGAACAGCTGAGGGCCGGGCTGGATGCCGTAGGACGTGAAGGCTGCGAGCATGACGGCGGCGGTTGCGTTGGTGGGCAGGCCGAGGGCGAGCATGGGGGTCAGCGTTCCGGCAGCTGCCGCGTTATTGGCTGCTTCAGGTCCGGCGACGCCTTCAATAGCGCCCTTGCCGAACTCCTCCGGGTGCTTGCTGAGCCGTTTCTCCGTGACATATGAGAGGAAAGTGGGGATTTCCGCGCCACCGGCAGGCAAAGCGCCGAACGGGAAGCCAAAAGCGGTGCCGCGGAGCCAAGGCTTCCAGGAGCGGGCCCAGTCCTTCTTGCCCATCCACGGACGGCCCACCGGAATGACGTGGAGCGGTGTGCGGCGCAGGTGGGCGGCAACCCAAAGGGCTTCACCGACGGCGAAGATCGCGACGGCCACCACCACAATATCCAGCCCGTCCACCAGCAGGGGTTGGCCGAAGGTCAGGCGGCGTTGGCCAGTCACCGAATCGATGCCCACCAGCCCGATGGCCAGGCCTAGGGCCAGCGAAGCGAAACCTCGGAGCCTGGATGAACCGAGGACGGCGGTCACTGCAAGGAGCGCCAGAATCATGATGGCGAAGTAGCTGGGGGCACCCAGGCTGACAGCGAATTGCACCACGATGGGTGCGAATACGGCCAACAGTGCTGTGCCGATGGTGCCTGCAATGAAGGAGCCGATGGCCGCGGTGGCGAGTGCCTGCGCGGCCCTGCCGGCTTTGGCCATCTTGTTGCCTTCGATGGCTGTCACCACCGACGACGATTCGCCTGGTGTGTTGAGGAGGATGGAGGTGGTGGAACCGCCGAACATGCCGCCGTAGTAGATTCCGGCGAACATGATGAAGGCGCTGGTGGGCTCCAACGCGGCAGTCACCGGAAGCAGCAAAGCCACCGTCATGGCCGGGCCAAGTCCGGGAAGGACGCCGACGGCGGTGCCCAGGAGGACGCCGATCACGGCGAACAAGAGGTTCATGGGGGTCAGGGCGGTGGCGAAACCGTCCATCAGGGAGGACCAGACGTCCATTAGAGGATTCCTTCCAGGAGCCCGGCGGGCAGTGCGATGCCCAAGCCGAGGTAGAAGCCGTAGAAGGTCAGCAGGGCCAGGGCGACGGAAATGAGGCCGTCACGAATGTAGCGGCGGCTGCCCAGTGCCAGCACGCTGCCCCAGAAGAGGACAGTTCCGGAAATGACCCAGCCGGCCCAGTCGATGAGCAGGATGTTCAGAATGAAGGCTCCGGCCAGCGGGAGGATGGTTTTCCAGTCCGCAGGGTGGGCCAGGTCAACGTCTTCGCCGCCTTCGGCTTCACCCTTGCCGCCGCGGAGGACGTTGATGGCTAGGAGGATGGCGCAGATGATCAGCAGCCCGGAAACAATGAACGGAACAGTCTTCGGACCCACTGGGTCCGACTGGGAGTATGGGGTCACCAGGCCGTTCGCGTCCAGGAAGACCAGGACGCCAACCGCGCCGAGCAGGAGGGCTACCCCCAGCTCGGCGCGGCCTTTAAGGCCTGTGGCTATGGAGCTCACGCCAACCCGAGCTTGGTGAGGACATCCGCCACGCGCTTGTCCTGGTCAGTCAGGAAGGTCTTGAACTCGTCACCGGTAACAAAGGCGTCGGACCAGCTGTGGGTCTTGAGCGCTTCCTTCCAACCAGCGGAGGCGTGCATCTTTTCAAGGGCGGCGATCAGGGACTTCTTGTCGTCCTCGCTGATGCCCGGAGGGGCCACAACGCCGCGCCAGTTGGTGAAGACGAGGTCAATGTTGGACTCTTTCAGCGTGGGTGCGTCAACGCCTTCCAGACGGTTCTCGCCGCTGGTGGCCAGGACCCGGATCTCACCGGACTTGATCTGCTGCAAGTACTCACCGGCGCCGGAAGCTGCAAAGCCCAGCTTGTTACCGAGGATGGCGGGCAGAAGGTCGCCACCGCCGTCGTAAGAAACAAAGTTGACCTTGGTGGCGTCGATGCCAACAGCGCCGGCCAACTGCATCGGCAGGAGGTGGTCCGGGCCGCCGGGCGACGAACCGCCGCCTACTGCGATGGAGCCAGGGTTGGCCTTCCACGCCGTCACCAGATCATCAATGGTCTTGTACGGGGAGTCCTTGCTGACCATGATGGCGCCGGGTTCCTCGATCAGCTTCGCCAGAGGCGTGGTCTCCGTCAGCTTCGACTCGGACTTGTTGGTGTAGCTCGCGCCAACAACTCCCAGGCCCATGAGCATGGTGAGGTCACCGTTGCCCTTTTCATTGACGATCCGGGCGAGGCCAACCGTGCCGCCGGCGCCGGCAAGGTTGAACACCTCGGTGTTGGTGGAGATCTTCTCGTCATCCAGTACCTTGGCTGCTGCCCGGGCAGTGGTGTCGTAGCCGCCGCCGGGAGTGTTCGGAACCATGATCTGGAGTCCGGTGATGGGTCCCGCTGCGCCGGTGCTGTCAGAACTGGTGGACTTACCTGTTGCACCGCAACCGGTGGCCATCAGGGCGATGCCGGCAGCGACGGCGGCGACTCGCAATGCGCGGATCTGGCGCATGGTGTTCCTCTTCTCATCATCGAAAAATTTGGTGCAGGGCGATCAGCGTTGTGCCCCGCTGATCTGATGCTAGGCGGGTACGTGACAGGGATCACTCTTGTGTTCGCAGTGATCTTTAAGTTCATTGCGTTCACGGGTTTTGACTGAGTTTTGGTGCGTTGCGGCGGTCTGAGCTGGTCTTCTGAACCTCTGGGGTATAGTTCCGATACGCCACGGGGAAGCTGTTGTCCGCCCCCGAACGACTCCCATCACCTGAACTCCACCGATCACCGGCACCACCAAAGGAACCCGGCAGTGACCCGACTGACCCGACTGTCTCGAAAAAGAGGTATGTCCCTGGCAGGGCAGTACCTCGTTCTGCAGTTGCTGATCGTCCTGGCCGTTCTTGTTGCCGTCGTGGCCATTTCGCTGGCGCAATCCGCTGCCACCTTCGAACGTACTGAAGGGCGCCGGGCGCTGCTGGCCGCTGAAGCCTTGGGAAGCAACCCCACAGTCCGCGCATTGCTGCCCTCGGCCGAACCGAGGGCCGGCTCAGCCCTCCCCGCCGTGGCTGAATCCGTGCGCACCGTGTCCGGATCCTCCCATGTGGCGCTGGCCAAACTTGACGGCACCGTTGTGGCATCATCCGATCCCAGCCTGTTGGGCCTGCCCCTGCCTCTGGGGGAAAGCAAAGTGATGGAAGGGCGCGCCTGGACGGGGGTCCTGCCGGGCAGTAGCGGTGCCGTACTGTCTGCCCACGTCCCGGTCCTGGACGATTCCGGAAAAGTCATCGGCGTGGCATCCATCAGCAGGAACTACCCCTCCACCATCGAAAGGCTGGGCGACGCAGTACCCAACCTGCTCACTTATCTGGGGGTTGCCAGCGTCCTGGGAGTCGCCGGATCCCTCCTGTTGTCCCGCCGCGTGAAACGGCAGACCCTGGGCATGGAACCGCGGGAAATCACCGGCTTGGTGGAGAACCGCGAAGCGATGCTGCAGGGCCTCAAGGAAGGCGTCGTCGCGTTGGATCCCCACGAACGCATCACCGTGGCCAACCAGAGCGCCCGGCAACTCCTTGGCCTGCCCCCGGACTGCGTGGGCAAGAAACTGCGATCCCTCCACGTGGATCCTGCACTGAAAATCGTCCTCACCCGTGAGCAGTCAGATGCTGACCAGTTGGTGCTCGTGGGGGAGCGGCTGGTGGTCATGAACCGTGTTGCCTTGCGATCCCATGGACGCGACATCGGCTCCGTCACCACCCTGAGGGATAGGACCGAGCTGTCTTCCTTGGAAAGTGAACTTGGCGCCACCAAGACCGTCACCGATACCCTGAGGGCCCAGGCCCACGAGTTCGCCAATCAGCTCCACGTCATCTCCGGCCTGATCCAGATTGGCGAATACGATTCCGTGGTGCAATTCGTCAATGGAGCCACCGTGGACCGCACGCGGCTCAACGACGACGTCACCAGCCGCATCGAAGACCCGGCGCTCGCAGCCCTGCTCATAGCCAAAGCCAGTCTGGCCACCGAGCGCGGCGTGGAACTGAAGCTGGACCCGAAGTCCTCGCTGCCGCGCGTCAACGAGGAGCTGTCCCGCGACCTCACCACCGTGGTGGGCAACTTGGTGGACAACGCGTTCGACGCCGTCACTGGACTCCCCGGGGCATCGGTCCGAGTGCTCGTGGTTGTTTCACGGGACGAGGTTACAGTCACCGTCCGGGACAACGGCCCCGGTGTGCCCATGGGCTCCGCAGAGGACATTTTCCGGCAAGGCTTCTCCACGAAAGAGCCCGGCTCGGGCGATGCCCGGGGCTTTGGCTTGGCGTTGTCGCGGGTGATCTGCCGGCGCTCCGGAGGCGACCTGTCGGTGTCCAATGACAACGGGGCAGTGTTCACTGCACGGTTCAGCAAGCGGGATTCAGACTCAGGCAAAGGGGCAGGGTAGCCGTGATCAAGGTACTGATCGTCGACGACGACTTCATGGTGGCAAAGGTCCACGCCGGGTTCATCCAACGGACGCCAGGTTTCGGGGTGGTTGGCGTGGCGCACACAGGGGCCCAGGCCCTGGTGGAAACCGAGCGCCTGCAACCGGACCTTGTGCTCTTGGACATCCATCTTCCGGACATCAACGGGCTGGAACTCATGCACCAACTCCGGGATGTAACCCCGGATCTCGACGTGCTGGTGATCAGCGCCGCCCGCGAAGTGGAAACTGTGCGGAAAGCCCTGCGCGGTGGCATAGTCCACTACCTGATCAAGCCGTTCTCCCAAGCCGATCTGCAGGAGCGGTTGGAGCACTATCTCAGCGCCTACCAAGGCTTGGATGCGTCCAAGGTAGAGGCAGAGCAGTCCGACGTGAACCGTGTTTTCGGCTTGGGCGTTTCCGAGCGGACCCTCCCCAAAGGCTGCAGCGTAGAGACGCTCGAATTGGTTGAATCGGCGCTCAAATCAGCGCAGGGCGATCTCTCCGCAGCCGAGCTGGCCGAGCAGCTCGGGACCTCCCGGGTGAGTGCGCGGCGTTACCTTGAGTACCTCCACGACGAGGGGGCGCTGGAGGTCAGACTCAAGTACGGCGTCGGGCGTCCTGAAAGGCGATATGTGCTGAAGGGGCGGTGAGCTGGACGCTCACTTAGTGCTGGTAGATGTCCCGCCTGTGGCCCATGGCTACCACCAAAACAATGAGCTGTGCGTCGCGGATCTCATAGATGATCCGATAGTCACCAGTCCTAACGCGCCAGTCTCCGCTGCTTCCAGATAGCTTCTTTGCCCCGGGAGGACGAGGTGTTTCGGCGAGGATTTCGATGGCGGCCTGGATGCGCCGACGTGCTTCCGGTGGGATCTTTCGCAATTGGCGGACCGCCGCGGGCGCAACCTGAACGGCGTAACTCAAGCCAGGCCCAGCTCCGCTTTGACTTCCTCCCATGGCACGGCGGCATCGCCGGTCTCGGTCATTTCGGTCCGTGCAGCGTTAGCTGCGCGGAGGTCGTTGAGGTCCTCAGCTGCCTCAATCAGCTTGGCGAGATCTTCTGCGTCGATCAGTGCTGCCACGCGGCGGCCACGGCGCAACAAATACACCGGTTCATGGCTTACTCGTGCCGTGTCAACCGCTTCGGAAAGTCGGCTCCGGGCCACGGTGACTGTCATCTCGGTCATACTGTGACTTTACGCCTCGCGCGCTGAAATGTACATAAACGCGCTTTTGGCTCACATGCTCGCTTTCCAGCCCAAGGCCGGCTTCCACCCCAAGGCCGGACCCAACGTGCCTGCGATGTCAGTGAGGATCTGCACGTAATCCTCGTGCTCAAAGCTGAAGGGCAGCGCGAAGGCCACCTCGTCCACCTCCTGGAACCCCTCGTGCGCGTACAGTTGCTCGGCAATTTCTTCGCTGGTGCCGATGAGATCGCGGGCGAACAGCATGCCCTTGGGGCCCTGCGGAGCACTCGTGCGGGGAGTACGTTCATCCACGTACCGCTGATACTTCTCCCGCTGGGCATCCGAAGCGGAATCGGTGGGAATCACCACCAAACCCTGCGAGACGCGGGCGGTGTTTCCGGATGCGGCGGCGGCCTCGCGGTACGCACGAATCTGTGATTGCTGGACCTTGGCAAAGTCCGGTTCCTGACCCTTGTCCGGGAAAATCACACTGCTGGACAGCAGATTGAAGCCGTTTGTCCCCGCCCACACGGCCGACTTCACGCTGCCCGCCCCGTACCAAAGACGGCTGCGCAGCCCGGGAGAGTGCGGCTCAACCCTGTTGGAGAACTCCTCCACAACGCCCTGCTTGCCGGAGAAGTCCCTTACTTTTTCTCCAGCGATCAGGCGGGCAAACCGGTCCACGCGGCCATATGAGAAGTCCTCTGTTTCTGAAGAATCCGGGTACAACTCATGCTTCACGGTGTCGTAGTGCATCGGTTCTCCCACGCTCAGCCCCGGATTGATCCGTCCGCCTGCGAGCAGATCCACGGTGGCCAGGTCTTCGGCCAGTCGCAGCGGGTTTTCCCAACCCAGCGGGGTTACGGCGGTGCCGAGCTCAATCCGGGACGTTCGCTGGCTGGCAGCGGCCATCACCGCGACGGGGGAGGAGATGCCGAACTGCAAATGACGGTGCCGCAGCCAGGCGCTGTCGAACCCCAGCTGCTCGCCGAGCTCGATGATCTCCAGCGTGGACCGGTGGCCGGCAGCCGGATCAGCGGCGTCGAACAGGCCGATGGTGAGAAAACCGAGCTTGCGGAGGGGCTGTTCGGGGCTGGGCATGGACGTCCTTCGGCTTGGGTCGGCAGTTACTGCCCAGAATAGGCGCCGATACCGACGACGACGGCGGGAGGTTACCTTTTGTGATGGGCGCGGATGCACCATCAAATCTTCGTAAGGTAGCTATTTTGTTGCATTAACTTACTTAATGCCACAAGATAAATACATGAACAGTAGTGATGCCATGCGTCGTCTGGGAGAGAACCTGCGAAGCCGACGAATCATCCTCGGTTTGTCGCAGGAACTTGTCGCCGAACGTGCTGATGTTTCACGACCCACGCTCATGCGCCTGGAAACAGGTGAGGGTGGAAAAATCGAACACCTCATGACCGTAGCGTCTGTGCTCGGTGTTGCTGAAGACCTTATTAGTGCTTTGGATCCCCTGAATACAGATCTTGGCAGGGCACGGGCGCACCTGCTGAGCAGGCAGCGCGCCCCCAGGAGGAGGAACTAGTGGCTGCCCGAAGCATCAGACGCGTGGAGGTGCTCGTCAACGAGTCTTTGGCCGGCGTGATGGACGTTGAAATGGATGGGCTTTCCCCTCGCGAGCACGTCACCTTCACCTATGCCGACAGCTGGATGTCTGCTGCAGATGCATTCGAGGTCTCCCCGGAGCTACCCCTGCGACGCGGCCCCCAGCGTCCTACCCAGGGCCGCGAGCTGTTCGGCTCCTTCCAGGATGCCTCCCCGGATGACTGGGGCAAGAAGTTGTTATTCGAAAAACTACGACAACAGGCCCTTGCCAAGGGGGCCGGCCGTATTCCGCCCACGGGTGAAGCGGGCTACCTGTTGCTGGTCAACGATGAGACCAGGCAGGGCGCACTTCGCTTCCGGGAGAACGGCCAATTCCTGTCGTCGTGGGGTCGGGGTGCAGGAATCCGCGATCTGAGGTGGCTCGCGGAGGAGGCCAGACTCTTCGCTGAGACTGGCGAGGTCAAGGAGGAGAACTCCTTGCTTATGGGTGCCGGTTCCTCTCCGGGCGGTGCCCAGCCAAAAGCTTGGGTTCGGGACGACGACGGATCCATGCTGTTGGCAAAGTTTCCGAAGACATCGGATGTCGGCAACGTGCAACTGTGGGAAATGGTAGCCATCAAGCTGCAGCAACGGGCGGGAATCAGGGTCGCCGAGTCGCGGCTCATGCCACTTTCGGAATTTTCCCATATCTTCCTCACACGGCGGTTTGACCGCGACAGCGACCGGCGCATCCCGTACATGAGTGTGCGCACGGCTCTCCAACTCGACACGTACTCACACCCTGATTACGTGAAAATCGCCTCCGAAGTGGCACATATCTCTGCAGAACCTGTTCAGGATGCCAACGAGATGTTCAGCCGTGCTGCTCTCATCGCTATGGTCAACAACACCGATGACCACATGCGAAACCACGGTCTCCTGCGAACCAATCGAGGCTGGCGCCTGTCACCGTCGTTCGATGTGAACCCGGTGCCGGCAGGTACATCAGATACGCCGCTCACCCCACAAGGCGGGCTGTTCGACAGGGACGTTCGGGATCTCTTGGAGTTCGCCGATGCTTTTCGGCTGACCAGGGACGCGGCCATTAGCCGGCTGCAGCAGGTTGCCACCGCGATATCCCACTGGCGGGAAGACGCACTCAGCCTGGGAGCTGAACCTGATTCCCTTGACTACATGACCAAAGCCTTCGAAGGTGAGAATGCCAAGCGGGTGATGTCCTTGGCTCCCGCCCCGGCCGTGATAGACCTAGGCGGATCATCCACCCCGGTACACCCGACCTCGCACGGTGATGTATGGGTGCCTGAACACCTGCGTGCAGGACGACTTATCCGGGGGCATTTTCGTCGACGCGGCTGAAACCCAATCCCGGGTAAGTCGCCGATCCGCAGGTTACTCTCGCCTTGAGCTCCTCCTAAACCCCCACCGTCTTCAAGTAGCTCCGGATCCCATCCACCACCAGTTGGTGGTCGTCGTCGGACGACAGCCCGGATACTGTGATCGCACCGATCACGCCAGCTCCGCGGACGCGGATGGGGAACGAACCGCCGGCCAAGGTGTAGTCCTCATGCGCAAGCCATCCGCCGCCTACAGGGCTGTGGCCGCGAGCGGCGAAGTCCTCGGACAGCAACGCGGTGCTGTGCTCGAACCGCAGCACGGACGCGGATTTACGGCGGATCCACTCTTCCTGGTCCGAGGTTGCCCCCGGCAGCACACAGCGGAAGAGCACGATGTTGTGACGGCGGATATCGATCGCCACACCGAACTCCGAAGCAATGGCGTGGTTGGCGATCAGCGAACCGAGCCGCCAGGCGTCGTGGTTGTCGAAGGCCGCAAAGACCAGCTCTTCTTCCTGCTGGCGGAGCTCGGCCAATCGTGGCGAATCAGTCATTGTCATTTCCTTCCAGCGCTGCGTCAGACACATAGCGAAGTCCGATCTGCTTCCGGATCTCGTCCATGGCAGCCATGATGGCCACAGTCTCGGCCGGGGGCAGGATGGTTCCCCCGGTGGAACCATCCCGGATCAGGCGTTCCAGTTCAGCGGCTTGGAACTGCATCCCACGGCTGCCGACGGGCTCGTCATACCGTTCAACAACACTGCCATCCACGGCGTGGACGGTGAAAGGAACGGGGTTGTACCAAGTGTGCTCGATGTCGATCCAGCCGTTGGTCCCGATCACCATCGCTCGGTTGGCGCTGGCAGCGTCGAGCTCACAATCCACCAACGCCTGGGCGCCTGTGGTGTATTCGAAGATGGCTGCTGTCTGCCGGTCCACGCCGGTGGCCGACATGGAGGCGCTGGCCCGGATTGCGGCTGGGGTGCCCAGGATGTCGAACGCGAAAGAGATCGGGTAGATGCCCAGGTCCAGCAGCGCTCCGCCGCCGAGCGCGGGATCGTTGAGCCGGTGCGCCGGGTCCTGGGGGAGGCTCTGGTTGTGGCTGGCCACCACCTTGCGGACCTCACCAATGGTGCCGGCCGCGATGACGTCGCGAATGCGGATCATGTGCGGGAGGAACCGGGTCCACATCGCTTCCAGGGCCACGAGGCCTTTGGATTCGGCCAGGTCAATGATGTCCTGCGCTTCGCGGGCGTTCATGGTGAACGACTTCTCCACCAGCACGTGCTTGCCGGCGTTCAACGCCAGCAGTGCGTTGGCGTGATGGAAGGGGTGTGGCGTGGCGATGTACACCACGTCAATCAACGGGTCAGCCACCAGATCCTCATAGCTGCCGTGCGCGGTGGCCACGCCGTACTGCTCGGCGAACGCCTTGCTTGAGTCCAGCGAACGGGACCCCACGGCCTGCACCGTGAAGCCGTTCTCGTTCAGGTCCTTCGTTTGCAGCCCGGCAATAAAGCCGGTGCCGAGGATTCCCCAGCGGATGGTTCCGTCGGAGGTGCCGTTGCTGATCGTCACGTGCTTAGTCCTTTGTTGAGTCAGAAATTGGGTACGCCACAAACGCAAAGCGCCCGGAATCCGGCGACCAGCTGTTGACGTTGAGGGTACCTTGGCCGCCGAAAAGTGGCCATGTATGGAGGGGTGTGGTCCAGTCCTCGGTCGAAACAAGCACGACCTCGACCGGCAAGTCAGCGGGGTGGCCTTCCGTTCCGCTGGGGAACCGGATGTAGCTGGCGAAGCGCCCATCGGGGGAGAGGTGCGGGAACCAGTCGACGGTATCGGACTCGAGGAGTTGCTCGAACCCGCTGCCGTCGATCGTGATCCGGGCAAGCTGGGCGTGGCCGGGCGCCGAGGTGAAGGACTCTGTGTTCAGGTAGAGCCACTTCCCATCCGGCGAGTACTCCGGGCCGTCACAGTGACCGGGGCCGACATCAATGCGGGCGGTAGCGCCGCCGTCGGACGCTATGGTCATCAGCCGGCCCGGCTGCGTAAAGTCGCCCGCCTCGATTCCCACGTAGGCAAGCTCCTTTCCGTCCGGGCTGACGCCGTGGAGGAAATGGAAGGAGCCGTCGTCGTCGGTGATCCTGGTGGCCGGGCCACCGGAAAGTGCGGCACGGTAGATGTGGCCGTCGTTGGCGGA is drawn from Arthrobacter sp. 31Y and contains these coding sequences:
- a CDS encoding universal stress protein gives rise to the protein MTIVVGYVPTPEGEAALTQAIAEAKKSKETLLVINSSKGDALVDNRYAQEPDIQSIEERLAEQGVQHIIKQPIRGHDAAAEVLDAADESDASLIVIGLRRRSPVGKLIMGSVSQRILLEADCPVLAVKAE
- a CDS encoding tripartite tricarboxylate transporter permease yields the protein MDVWSSLMDGFATALTPMNLLFAVIGVLLGTAVGVLPGLGPAMTVALLLPVTAALEPTSAFIMFAGIYYGGMFGGSTTSILLNTPGESSSVVTAIEGNKMAKAGRAAQALATAAIGSFIAGTIGTALLAVFAPIVVQFAVSLGAPSYFAIMILALLAVTAVLGSSRLRGFASLALGLAIGLVGIDSVTGQRRLTFGQPLLVDGLDIVVVAVAIFAVGEALWVAAHLRRTPLHVIPVGRPWMGKKDWARSWKPWLRGTAFGFPFGALPAGGAEIPTFLSYVTEKRLSKHPEEFGKGAIEGVAGPEAANNAAAAGTLTPMLALGLPTNATAAVMLAAFTSYGIQPGPQLFSSQGPLVWALIASLFIGNFLLLLINLPLAPVWAKLLQLPRPYLYAGILFFATLGAYSVNLQAFDLVILLVLGALGFMMRRFGLPVLPLILGVILGPRIEGQLRKTLQLSAGDPAGLFSEPIAIVVYIIVAIILAWPFIYKLIRRNRPAKPSLLPANSGAADYSD
- a CDS encoding tripartite tricarboxylate transporter TctB family protein, encoding MSSIATGLKGRAELGVALLLGAVGVLVFLDANGLVTPYSQSDPVGPKTVPFIVSGLLIICAILLAINVLRGGKGEAEGGEDVDLAHPADWKTILPLAGAFILNILLIDWAGWVISGTVLFWGSVLALGSRRYIRDGLISVALALLTFYGFYLGLGIALPAGLLEGIL
- a CDS encoding Bug family tripartite tricarboxylate transporter substrate binding protein encodes the protein MRQIRALRVAAVAAGIALMATGCGATGKSTSSDSTGAAGPITGLQIMVPNTPGGGYDTTARAAAKVLDDEKISTNTEVFNLAGAGGTVGLARIVNEKGNGDLTMLMGLGVVGASYTNKSESKLTETTPLAKLIEEPGAIMVSKDSPYKTIDDLVTAWKANPGSIAVGGGSSPGGPDHLLPMQLAGAVGIDATKVNFVSYDGGGDLLPAILGNKLGFAASGAGEYLQQIKSGEIRVLATSGENRLEGVDAPTLKESNIDLVFTNWRGVVAPPGISEDDKKSLIAALEKMHASAGWKEALKTHSWSDAFVTGDEFKTFLTDQDKRVADVLTKLGLA
- a CDS encoding sensor histidine kinase; its protein translation is MSLAGQYLVLQLLIVLAVLVAVVAISLAQSAATFERTEGRRALLAAEALGSNPTVRALLPSAEPRAGSALPAVAESVRTVSGSSHVALAKLDGTVVASSDPSLLGLPLPLGESKVMEGRAWTGVLPGSSGAVLSAHVPVLDDSGKVIGVASISRNYPSTIERLGDAVPNLLTYLGVASVLGVAGSLLLSRRVKRQTLGMEPREITGLVENREAMLQGLKEGVVALDPHERITVANQSARQLLGLPPDCVGKKLRSLHVDPALKIVLTREQSDADQLVLVGERLVVMNRVALRSHGRDIGSVTTLRDRTELSSLESELGATKTVTDTLRAQAHEFANQLHVISGLIQIGEYDSVVQFVNGATVDRTRLNDDVTSRIEDPALAALLIAKASLATERGVELKLDPKSSLPRVNEELSRDLTTVVGNLVDNAFDAVTGLPGASVRVLVVVSRDEVTVTVRDNGPGVPMGSAEDIFRQGFSTKEPGSGDARGFGLALSRVICRRSGGDLSVSNDNGAVFTARFSKRDSDSGKGAG
- a CDS encoding response regulator; this encodes MIKVLIVDDDFMVAKVHAGFIQRTPGFGVVGVAHTGAQALVETERLQPDLVLLDIHLPDINGLELMHQLRDVTPDLDVLVISAAREVETVRKALRGGIVHYLIKPFSQADLQERLEHYLSAYQGLDASKVEAEQSDVNRVFGLGVSERTLPKGCSVETLELVESALKSAQGDLSAAELAEQLGTSRVSARRYLEYLHDEGALEVRLKYGVGRPERRYVLKGR
- a CDS encoding type II toxin-antitoxin system RelE family toxin, which produces MSYAVQVAPAAVRQLRKIPPEARRRIQAAIEILAETPRPPGAKKLSGSSGDWRVRTGDYRIIYEIRDAQLIVLVVAMGHRRDIYQH
- a CDS encoding type II toxin-antitoxin system Phd/YefM family antitoxin, with protein sequence MTEMTVTVARSRLSEAVDTARVSHEPVYLLRRGRRVAALIDAEDLAKLIEAAEDLNDLRAANAARTEMTETGDAAVPWEEVKAELGLA
- a CDS encoding LLM class flavin-dependent oxidoreductase, encoding MPSPEQPLRKLGFLTIGLFDAADPAAGHRSTLEIIELGEQLGFDSAWLRHRHLQFGISSPVAVMAAASQRTSRIELGTAVTPLGWENPLRLAEDLATVDLLAGGRINPGLSVGEPMHYDTVKHELYPDSSETEDFSYGRVDRFARLIAGEKVRDFSGKQGVVEEFSNRVEPHSPGLRSRLWYGAGSVKSAVWAGTNGFNLLSSSVIFPDKGQEPDFAKVQQSQIRAYREAAAASGNTARVSQGLVVIPTDSASDAQREKYQRYVDERTPRTSAPQGPKGMLFARDLIGTSEEIAEQLYAHEGFQEVDEVAFALPFSFEHEDYVQILTDIAGTLGPALGWKPALGWKASM
- a CDS encoding helix-turn-helix domain-containing protein, which produces MNSSDAMRRLGENLRSRRIILGLSQELVAERADVSRPTLMRLETGEGGKIEHLMTVASVLGVAEDLISALDPLNTDLGRARAHLLSRQRAPRRRN
- a CDS encoding type II toxin-antitoxin system HipA family toxin, whose amino-acid sequence is MAARSIRRVEVLVNESLAGVMDVEMDGLSPREHVTFTYADSWMSAADAFEVSPELPLRRGPQRPTQGRELFGSFQDASPDDWGKKLLFEKLRQQALAKGAGRIPPTGEAGYLLLVNDETRQGALRFRENGQFLSSWGRGAGIRDLRWLAEEARLFAETGEVKEENSLLMGAGSSPGGAQPKAWVRDDDGSMLLAKFPKTSDVGNVQLWEMVAIKLQQRAGIRVAESRLMPLSEFSHIFLTRRFDRDSDRRIPYMSVRTALQLDTYSHPDYVKIASEVAHISAEPVQDANEMFSRAALIAMVNNTDDHMRNHGLLRTNRGWRLSPSFDVNPVPAGTSDTPLTPQGGLFDRDVRDLLEFADAFRLTRDAAISRLQQVATAISHWREDALSLGAEPDSLDYMTKAFEGENAKRVMSLAPAPAVIDLGGSSTPVHPTSHGDVWVPEHLRAGRLIRGHFRRRG
- a CDS encoding heme-degrading domain-containing protein, whose product is MTDSPRLAELRQQEEELVFAAFDNHDAWRLGSLIANHAIASEFGVAIDIRRHNIVLFRCVLPGATSDQEEWIRRKSASVLRFEHSTALLSEDFAARGHSPVGGGWLAHEDYTLAGGSFPIRVRGAGVIGAITVSGLSSDDDHQLVVDGIRSYLKTVGV